CCGCATAGCGGATTCTCAGTCCGCATGGGCAGCAAGCTTCGGCACATGCCAAAAACAGCGGTCCTCTGATAACGGGGGACCGCTGTTTTTGGGATTACTTCTGAATGTCCAACTGTCTTCAGGACGGTTCAACGAACATCTCACCCAGAATATGCCGGGTGCGGTAGGAGTGCTCAGGAAGCGCTGCGGCGGTGAAGGACTCCACATCATCTTGAGCGATATCATACATCGCCTCGATTTCTCTGGAGAAGAGCAGCTGTCCTTCGGTCAGCAGCTCTGCCATCCCGGGGAGTGCAGCCGGAATCAGCTGCTCGGGTACAAGCTGCTGCAGGGCTTCTACATATTGCTCCAGGCTCCGGGCGCCGACGATTTTGACCCCTTTATTCTCCTGGTTGACCAGGATCAGAGTGGGGAAGCCGCGCACGCCAAGCTGGGCCGCCTTCTGGAAATCCGCCTCCAGCTGGTCCTGTGCCGCTTCCAGGCCGGAGGCCTGAACAATCTCCTCCCCGGGCAGTCCGAGACTGTTCACAATCTCTGTGAGGACCTCATCTGTACCGATATTGCGGTTGAAGACGAAGACCGCCTCTCTTGCCCGCCGCAGGAAGGCATGCTCTTGTCCGGGATGTCTGCTCTGAATGACTTTGAATACCCGGGAGGGCGGATAAGAGGACATAACCGGGTCGTTCAGCCAAAGACTGCCGTCAATGGGCATCCGGGAATGCTCCCCGACCTCTCTCCAGTGTCCGGCCACATCGGCAGGCTGCGAGATGCCGTTCGCCTTGTCAGCGAATCCGCTCCAGCCCGCCAGCAATCCGCCCATCAGCAGCTCTATTTTGAAGTATTGGCCATATTGGTGAATGAACCGGTTCAGCACAGGCTCCAGCGCCCAGCAGTGTGAACAGATCGGGTCTGTAGCATAATAGAGAGTAATTTGGGGCTGTGGCTGCGGATTGAAGTCCATCATTTGCACAGCATCTTCTCCGCCCGGACCGCACACCCCCGTCTTTAGATCACAGATCATAGGATTTGTATTCATGAACCGTTTACCTCGCTTTCTTTTCTAAAATATAAGGATTTATATGTTGCACACGATAAATACTCCTTCTATTTCTCGCTGAAACGGTACCGTACTTTAAAAGGACGGCAGAGCCGCTTCCACTTGTAGTATGATTATAATATCTGGGATCGGATTAACAAGTACTATTGTTTTTAATACCTGGTATATAAAATATACTATTGGAGGAATAGCCATATGAAATACGAAGTAGACTTAACGCAGATGTGCCCGGCGACCTTTGCCTTTCATGTTATCAGCGGGAAGTGGAATTTGCCCATACTGGCTTTGCTGAGCGGGGGTGAGCCGGTCCGGTACAACGAATTAAAAAGAAAACTGAACGGCATCACCGGAACCACGTTAACGAATTGTCTCAAAGATCTTATCGATTACGGAATTATCCATCGCGAGCAGTATCATGAGGTGCCGCCGCGCGTCGAGTACTCCCTGACCCCGGCCGGGAAGGAGCTGGTCCCGCTAATCGAGGATATTGTGGCCTGGGGTACCAGAAATATGCATGTGCCCGGCTGAATCCCGGATATCCCGCACTTCCGGTTGACTTGCACAGGACCCGCCCCTATGATGATAAATAATATGTAACATTCAGGCTCGCACAAAGCCCGCACACAGAGGAGAGAAACAGCATGGCGATGGAGATTGAACGCAAATTCCTGCTGCCGGAATACCCGGAGCGGCTGATTGAAGAAGGGCAGCTGAAGGTGCTGACCCGTCACAGTATTGACCAGACGTACCTTGCCATTGAGGAAGGGCAGGAGCTGCGGGTGCGCAAGATTACCGATCTGGACACCGGTGAGGTTACGTATACCCATACGTTCAAGAATGGCCTGGGCATCAGCCGACAGGAGATTGAATATTCCATATCCGCCGGTTTATACAACCAGATGATTGAGGCTGTGAAGGCGGTCCCGCTGGTCAAAACCCGGATCACCGCCGTCTGGAACGGCACAACGGTGGAGATTGATCTCTATACCCAGCTGGAGCTGACGGTGCTGGAGGTTGAATTCGAGTCGCTGGAGGAAGCGCAGCGCTTCGCGGCCCCGGAATGGTTCGGGCAGGATGTCAGCACCGAGAAGAAGTACAGCAATAAGACGGTCTGGAAAGAGCTCCAGAACAGATGATGCCAGGGTGCCTTAATATTACAGAATCAGCGGACTTTAACGCGTAAACGTGGTACTATGTAGAGTAAATAAAGAGGGGTTCAGGAGGATGAGACGGTATGGAGTATATAAGCACAAGAGGCAAGGTAGCGGCCAGAGGGTTTATTGACACGGTACTGATGGGGCTGGCCGATGACGGCGGACTGATGGTGCCGGCTGAGATTCCGGTGATTTCCCCGGAGAAGCTGGAGGAATGGAGAAGCCTGAGCTATCAGGAGCTGTTCCTTGAGATTTTCTCCTATTATATCAATGATGAGATTCCCTATGAGGATCTGCGCAAAATGGTCTACACCAGCTATGGCAACTTCCGTGCTCCAGAGGTGACGCCGCTGCGCAAGGTGAAGGATTCCCTGTATGTGCTGGAGCTGTTCCATGGGCCGACCTTTGCCTTCAAGGATGTGGCGCTGCAATTCATGGGTGAGCTGTATTCCTATATTGCCAAGGTGCGGGGCGAGATTATCCACATTCTCGGCGCTACCTCCGGCGATACCGGGGCGGCTGCGATTCAGGGCGTACGCGGCAAGGAAGGCATCAAAATCTGTATCCTTCATCCGCACGGCAAGGTCAGCAAGGTGCAGGAGCTGCAAATGACCACCGTAGAGGACAGCAATGTGCTGAACCTGTCCGTAGAGGGCAACTTCGACGATTGCCAGAAGATTATCAAGGAGCTGTTCGCCGACCTTGACTTCAAGGGACGGTACCACCTGCGGGCGGTCAATTCGATTAACTTCGTGCGCATACTGGCGCAGACGGTCTATTACTTCTATGCTTATCTGCAGCTTCCGGGCAGCGATCAGAAGAAGGTGAATATCAGTGTGCCTTCGGGCAACTTCGGCAATATTTTCTCAGGCTTCCTGGCGCAGCAAATGGGCTTGCCGATCCGCAAGCTGATCATCGCAACCAATGAGAACAACATCCTGGAGCGGTTCGTATTAACGGGCGAGTACAAGCCGGGCAGCTTCATCGGCACCTACAGCCCGTCGATGGATATTCAGGTGGCGAGCAACTTTGAGCGGTATCTGTACTATCTGGTGGGCGAGGATGCGGAGAAGGTATCTGCGTATATGGCTGCTTTGCAGAGTGAAGGCTCCTTCACGGTGGACGGCGAACTGCTGGCCCGGGTCCAGGAGGACTTCTCCGCACTGGGTGTGAAGAACGAGCGGTGCCTGGAGATCATCAGCCAATATGAGCAGGAAGCCGGTTATCTGCTGGATCCGCATTCGGCCTGCGGTGTAGCCGCCAGCGAGCAGTTCGGCACGCCTGACGAGACAAGCATCGCCTTCGCGACGGCGCATCCGGCCAAGTTCGACGAGGCGATCAAGTTGACGGGCATCAAGCAGGAGTTCCCGGCGCAGATCGCGGCCCTGTTCGAGCAGCCGCAGCATCAGGTGGTCGTCGATCATGACAAGGCGGAGATTGTGCGCCAGCTTGTGGCTTTTTACGGTTAAAATAGGGTGCGGGTGCAGGTAGGCCCGCGCATGCAGACAGCCCCCGCCGGGATGGTGGGGGCTGTTCGGCGTGCGGCCCGGTGTATGTGTAACGGATGTGCGTTTAATTGCAATCCGTACATCTAAATCGTCGGATACACCGCCGAATATCCGTTTAGATGTATTTGCTGCAACTAAAATTCCGGCTGTACCCGGGATCTCACCCTTCAGGCAAAATTTAGTTGTACAAACTGCAGGTAGAAGAGGAAAACCCTCCGGTTTGCTGTTTTTAATTGTACAGACTGCAACTATCCCCGAAAGCGTTCGCTCTGACCACTGCCCATTGCTCCTCGCCCACTACCATTGCGCCTGCTGATTGCTCCCCGCCCACTGCCTACTGCCATTGCGCTTGCTGATTGTTTACCGTCCACTGTCCGCTACTATTGCGCCTGCTGATTGCTCCCGGCCCACTGCCCGCTACCATTGCGCCTGAGTGATTGCTCCCCGCCCACTGCCTACTACCATTGCGCCTGCTGATTGTTCACCGTCCACTGCCTACTACCATTGCCCATTGCCCACTGCCCACTACCATTGTGCTTGCTGATTGTTTACCGTCCACTGCCCACTACCATTGCGCTTGCTGATTGTTCACCGTCCACTGCTCACTACCATTGCGCCAGCTGATTGCTCCCCGCCCACTGCCCACTTCTCCCTTCCACTGCGCCTAACCTGCTTCCACCTGGCGGGTAATTGCATTTTGTACAGTAGAAAGTCGCCAAAACACCTCCAAAATCGATTCTGTTGTATTTCATACAGCAGAATGATGTGGGATGGCTTGATACAAGCCAAAACTCCAAATTCTAGTGTACAAAATACAATAGAATGGCTAAAAAGGAGCTCTCTACCGGATTCTATTGTACGAAGTACAATTGCAGGCCCCGCTGGAGGAGGGGGATGGAGCGGTTGGAGTGGGGCGACCCGGTGGGAGGGCGCATGCTCCGATTGGAGTCAGATGACGCTGTGTGGGGAGGGGGCGTGGTCCGGTTGGAGTGGGGCGACCGGTGGGAGGGGGCATGGTCCGATTGGAGTCAGATGATGCTGTGTGGGGAGGGGGCGTGGTCCGGTTGGAGTGGGGCGACCGGTGGGAGGGGGCATGGTCCGATTGGAGTCAGATGACGCCCTGTGGGGATGCATGACCGGGTTAGAGTTGGACGACTCGGTGGGGTGGACCAATGCCCTCATAGACCACCGACAGCAGGCGAAGAGGGTTTGCACTCAGGTGCATTTTTTCACAAGCGGAATCTAGCGGAATTTGTCGGAAAATACGGCAGAAAAGTGGACAGACCTACCACGGAGTGAGAAAATAGCAGTTGAGTGAAGTGAATCAAGCTGATGTTATCATGTGAAACCTATAAATTCGTACATTATAAAAAGGACGGGATCATTCATGACAATTCGTTTCGGGGTCGTAGGGACTAACTGGATTACTGACCGATTCATTCAGGCGGGACTGGAGAACGAGGAGTTCCTGCTCACGGCTGTGTATTCCCGCACAGAGGAGAAGGGGCAGGCCTTCGCAGCCAAGTATGCCGGAGCTTCGATCTACACGGATCTGGAGCAGATGGTATCCAGCAGTGAGGTGGATGCAGTGTACATCGCCAGCCCGAACTCCATGCACGCGGAACAGGCGATCATATGTATGAATCACGGCAAGCATGTGCTCTGTGAGAAGCCGGCGGCCTCCAACAGCCGCGAGCTGAAGGCGATGATCGAAGCGGCGCGCAGCAATGATGTGCTGTTCATGGAAGCGATGAAGTCTACGTTCATGCCGAATTTCGGCGTGATCCGGGACAATCTGTATAAGCTGGGGCAGGTTCGGCGGTATTTTGCCGGGTATTGTCAATATTCGTCCAGATATGATGCCTACCGCCAAGGGACCGTGCTGAATGCCTTCAATCCCGAGTACTCCAATGGTTCGCTGATGGATCTGGGCATCTATTGCCTGTATCCGATGGTGGTTTTGTTCGGCAAGCCGGATTCAGTGAAGGCGCTAGGCCTGATGCTCGGTTCGGGCGTGGACGGCGAAGGCAGCATGGTGATGCGCTACCCGGACATGGGGGCCGTGATTATGCATTCCAAAATTGCTGATTCCTACCTGCCGGCAGAGATTCAAGGAGAGAACGGAACGATGGTGATCGACAAGATCAACCAGCCCTACCAGGTCAAAATCCACTACCGCGACGGAACCGTCGAGGAGCTTACGCTCCCGCAGGTATATGAGTCGATGTATTATGAGGTGCAGGAGTTCATTGAGCTGCTAAAGAGCGGCCGCAGGGAGAGTGAGATCAACAGCCATGCCAATTCCCTGGCGGTGGCCGAGCTGATGGAAGAGGCGAGAGCCCAGATCGGCCTGCGGTATGCTTCGGATCTCTAGCGTAACGGGCGAACTGGCCTGCATTTACTATTGAAATGGGGAGCAGAACTTGAAGACGTTCAAAAAGGTATACATCGAGATTACAAGCGTCTGCAACCTGGCGTGCAGCTTCTGTCCGCCCACGGAACGGCAGAAGAACTTCATGAAGCTGGAGACCTTCAATATGATCCTCGATGAGATCAAACCGCACAGCAATCACATCTATCTCCATGTCAAAGGCGAGCCGCTGCTGCACCCGAAGCTGGGCGAGCTGCTCGATGCCGCTCATGCCAAGGGCTTCAAGGTGAACATTACGACCAACGGGACGCTGATCCATAAAGCGGGGCCGAAGCTGCTCGGCAAGCCGGCGCTGCGGCAGATGAACTTCTCGCTGCACAGCTTCGACGGCCATGCCGGCTCCGAGAACCGCGAGGGCTATCTCGCGGAGATTATACAGTTCGTCCGGGAGATCTCGGCGCGCGGCGTCATTGTCTCGTTCCGGCTGTGGAATCTGACCGAGGACAACCGCACCAATCTGGAGAAGCAGCGCAACCGCGAGACGCTGGCCCTGCTGGAGGAGGCCTTTGGACTCGACTACCGGATTGAGGAGAAGGTCGTTCCCGGCAGCGGAGTGAAGATCGCCCCGCGTGTATATCTGAACCAGGACCATGAGTTCAAATGGCCCGCCCTGCATGAGCCGGAGGATGACGGCAAGGGCTTCTGCCACGCGCTGCGCAGCCAGGCGGCGGTGCTGGTGGACGGTACGGTGGTTCCCTGCTGCCTCGACGGCGAAGGCGTTATCAAGCTGGGCAATATCCATGAGCAGCCGTTCTCGGAGATTGTCGAGGGGGAGCGGGCGAACAATCTGTACTACGGCTTTTCCCGGCGGGAGGCTGTGGAGGAGCTGTGCCGCAAATGCGGCTACCGGCAGCGGTTCGGAACTTAGGCCTAAACTGGACCGAAGCCGGTGCATACCGGTAAGGCAACAAGGTGAGACTGTAGAGAGAATCATTCAGCAAGGCCGGATCATACGAAAAGAGGGAATAGATGGCTACTATACTTGTTGCAGACGACGATGCGAATATCCGCGAGCTTGTCTGCCTATTTCTGCGTAATGACGGATTTGACACCGCCGAAGCGGCAGACGGCCAAGAGGCGCTGGCGGTCTACGCCAGAACACAGGTGGATCTGGTCATCCTGGATATTATGATGCCGGTAATGGACGGCTGGGCGCTGTGCAAGGAGCTGCGCAGAGCGGACCCGGAGCTGCCGCTGTTAATGCTGACGGCGAAGGGCGAGACCTGGGAGAAGGTGAAGGGATTCGAGCTGGGGACGGATGATTACCTGACTAAGCCCTTCGATCCGCTGGAGCTGACAGTCCGCGTCAGGGCCTTGCTGAAGCGCTCCGGGATCGGCAAGTCGCAGATGATCCGCTTCGGCGGAGTCACCC
This region of Paenibacillus sp. FSL K6-1096 genomic DNA includes:
- a CDS encoding CYTH domain-containing protein; this translates as MAMEIERKFLLPEYPERLIEEGQLKVLTRHSIDQTYLAIEEGQELRVRKITDLDTGEVTYTHTFKNGLGISRQEIEYSISAGLYNQMIEAVKAVPLVKTRITAVWNGTTVEIDLYTQLELTVLEVEFESLEEAQRFAAPEWFGQDVSTEKKYSNKTVWKELQNR
- a CDS encoding DsbA family protein, with amino-acid sequence MNTNPMICDLKTGVCGPGGEDAVQMMDFNPQPQPQITLYYATDPICSHCWALEPVLNRFIHQYGQYFKIELLMGGLLAGWSGFADKANGISQPADVAGHWREVGEHSRMPIDGSLWLNDPVMSSYPPSRVFKVIQSRHPGQEHAFLRRAREAVFVFNRNIGTDEVLTEIVNSLGLPGEEIVQASGLEAAQDQLEADFQKAAQLGVRGFPTLILVNQENKGVKIVGARSLEQYVEALQQLVPEQLIPAALPGMAELLTEGQLLFSREIEAMYDIAQDDVESFTAAALPEHSYRTRHILGEMFVEPS
- the thrC gene encoding threonine synthase — translated: MEYISTRGKVAARGFIDTVLMGLADDGGLMVPAEIPVISPEKLEEWRSLSYQELFLEIFSYYINDEIPYEDLRKMVYTSYGNFRAPEVTPLRKVKDSLYVLELFHGPTFAFKDVALQFMGELYSYIAKVRGEIIHILGATSGDTGAAAIQGVRGKEGIKICILHPHGKVSKVQELQMTTVEDSNVLNLSVEGNFDDCQKIIKELFADLDFKGRYHLRAVNSINFVRILAQTVYYFYAYLQLPGSDQKKVNISVPSGNFGNIFSGFLAQQMGLPIRKLIIATNENNILERFVLTGEYKPGSFIGTYSPSMDIQVASNFERYLYYLVGEDAEKVSAYMAALQSEGSFTVDGELLARVQEDFSALGVKNERCLEIISQYEQEAGYLLDPHSACGVAASEQFGTPDETSIAFATAHPAKFDEAIKLTGIKQEFPAQIAALFEQPQHQVVVDHDKAEIVRQLVAFYG
- a CDS encoding response regulator transcription factor, which translates into the protein MATILVADDDANIRELVCLFLRNDGFDTAEAADGQEALAVYARTQVDLVILDIMMPVMDGWALCKELRRADPELPLLMLTAKGETWEKVKGFELGTDDYLTKPFDPLELTVRVRALLKRSGIGKSQMIRFGGVTLDRQTYKVMNGSEALSLPLKEFELLYKLAGTPGQVYTREQLIDQIWGIDYAGDDRTVDVHIKRLRERFAGAADFRIETVRGLGYRLEVNE
- a CDS encoding helix-turn-helix domain-containing protein — encoded protein: MKYEVDLTQMCPATFAFHVISGKWNLPILALLSGGEPVRYNELKRKLNGITGTTLTNCLKDLIDYGIIHREQYHEVPPRVEYSLTPAGKELVPLIEDIVAWGTRNMHVPG
- a CDS encoding radical SAM/SPASM domain-containing protein, producing MKTFKKVYIEITSVCNLACSFCPPTERQKNFMKLETFNMILDEIKPHSNHIYLHVKGEPLLHPKLGELLDAAHAKGFKVNITTNGTLIHKAGPKLLGKPALRQMNFSLHSFDGHAGSENREGYLAEIIQFVREISARGVIVSFRLWNLTEDNRTNLEKQRNRETLALLEEAFGLDYRIEEKVVPGSGVKIAPRVYLNQDHEFKWPALHEPEDDGKGFCHALRSQAAVLVDGTVVPCCLDGEGVIKLGNIHEQPFSEIVEGERANNLYYGFSRREAVEELCRKCGYRQRFGT
- a CDS encoding Gfo/Idh/MocA family oxidoreductase — translated: MTIRFGVVGTNWITDRFIQAGLENEEFLLTAVYSRTEEKGQAFAAKYAGASIYTDLEQMVSSSEVDAVYIASPNSMHAEQAIICMNHGKHVLCEKPAASNSRELKAMIEAARSNDVLFMEAMKSTFMPNFGVIRDNLYKLGQVRRYFAGYCQYSSRYDAYRQGTVLNAFNPEYSNGSLMDLGIYCLYPMVVLFGKPDSVKALGLMLGSGVDGEGSMVMRYPDMGAVIMHSKIADSYLPAEIQGENGTMVIDKINQPYQVKIHYRDGTVEELTLPQVYESMYYEVQEFIELLKSGRRESEINSHANSLAVAELMEEARAQIGLRYASDL